In the Leptospira limi genome, one interval contains:
- a CDS encoding undecaprenyl-diphosphate phosphatase, which yields MDNTINAFLRGIIEAATEFLPVSSTGHLFLFSYFFPFQNLSVPHEAFEDLYDIFIQTGAILSVVVLYYKTLWSHLKMAVQYGFKQTNDRTGYQFYLNLMIGILPILVLGFVFKSQLDQIKMRPDLLLILGVSWFVGGILMVIVEKRHLDESHGKVIGLKESIIVGFLQCFALIPGVSRSAATIISARTLGVSKKDSAEFSFFLAIPVLSLAGLYKLYKHRHILNSETIGLLLFGSIISFVICYFIIRLFMAFIRRRSFISFGVYRIILGTLVIQYFLRG from the coding sequence ATGGATAATACTATAAATGCGTTTTTACGTGGCATCATAGAAGCTGCCACGGAATTTTTGCCAGTGTCTTCCACTGGCCATTTGTTTTTATTTAGTTATTTTTTCCCTTTCCAGAACCTTTCTGTTCCTCACGAAGCGTTTGAGGATTTGTATGATATATTCATACAAACTGGTGCCATTTTATCCGTTGTTGTTTTGTATTATAAAACACTTTGGAGCCACTTGAAAATGGCGGTTCAGTATGGATTCAAACAAACCAATGACAGAACTGGTTACCAATTTTATTTAAATTTAATGATCGGTATTTTACCAATACTCGTATTAGGATTTGTTTTTAAATCCCAACTCGATCAAATTAAAATGAGACCTGATTTACTCTTAATTCTCGGCGTATCATGGTTCGTCGGTGGAATACTCATGGTCATTGTTGAAAAGAGACATTTAGACGAAAGCCATGGTAAGGTAATTGGACTCAAAGAATCAATCATTGTTGGTTTTTTACAATGTTTTGCATTGATTCCAGGTGTATCTAGGTCTGCAGCGACTATCATATCAGCAAGAACGTTGGGTGTATCAAAGAAAGATAGCGCCGAGTTTTCCTTTTTTCTTGCCATTCCAGTTTTAAGTTTGGCAGGTTTGTATAAATTATACAAACACCGTCATATTTTAAATTCAGAAACCATTGGTCTTTTACTATTTGGAAGTATTATCTCCTTTGTTATTTGTTACTTTATCATCCGCCTTTTTATGGCCTTTATACGCAGAAGGAGTTTTATTTCTTTTGGAGTGTATAGGATTATACTTGGAACATTGGTTATACAATATTTCCTTCGTGGCTAA
- a CDS encoding lipoprotein LipL31, producing MKKILPLFVFLASFALVQCSDSSPVIETLDNHKITVKDFEAAYDTALDSISRLQNIEKKTLLEFIEKDISEVPPNFQDLNYQLQKKNFYQTYRQMIMTRLVAEKNGFISRPDVAEVIKQVEMQTIAQMYVSEQVEKKIQITEEQALAECERMRKLDRNFNLTIDKCKTFAKAQLKQMQTREYLPLVVERIKEEVSIKRNEKFDLDAYLAPKKKVEEQPAPTQTPNN from the coding sequence ATGAAAAAAATCCTTCCTTTGTTTGTGTTTTTGGCATCTTTCGCCCTAGTACAGTGTTCTGACTCTTCACCAGTCATTGAAACCTTAGACAACCACAAGATTACAGTAAAAGACTTCGAAGCAGCATACGATACTGCCCTAGATTCAATTAGCCGTTTACAGAATATCGAAAAGAAAACTCTTTTAGAATTCATTGAAAAAGACATTAGCGAAGTCCCACCAAATTTCCAAGACCTCAATTACCAACTCCAGAAGAAAAATTTCTACCAAACATACAGACAGATGATTATGACTCGTTTGGTTGCAGAAAAGAATGGTTTTATTTCACGGCCTGATGTTGCAGAAGTAATCAAACAAGTTGAGATGCAAACAATTGCGCAAATGTATGTTTCTGAACAAGTTGAGAAAAAAATTCAAATCACAGAAGAACAAGCATTAGCGGAATGTGAAAGAATGAGAAAGTTGGATCGTAATTTTAATTTAACGATCGACAAATGCAAAACATTCGCAAAAGCACAGTTAAAACAAATGCAAACGAGAGAATACCTTCCTTTAGTAGTAGAAAGAATTAAAGAGGAAGTTAGCATCAAACGAAATGAGAAGTTTGATTTGGATGCATATCTTGCTCCAAAGAAAAAAGTAGAAGAACAACCAGCTCCAACACAAACTCCAAATAACTAA
- the mfd gene encoding transcription-repair coupling factor produces the protein MTKEIQIRPYVPKEVFAEAKNTLVSLSGIPESAHSFVTSELFQNKYAKNTFVVILPTNQDAESFSRELLSFVPKDIIYFFPGPENIPYEYTKWQAEWKRDRILTINRILTGDRCLVVTSVSSFLRKLPNKESLKGKSITLKLGVDFPLESLLFELVQLGYHREEVCEQFGHFSLKGGILDIYTPYLPNPVRIDFFGDTVDEIRTFDPNTQKSISKITEIVITAANETIVTKSELEKYHTLLKEYTDKRLPVDSEIEIIEEHLPLVRKQEGFLEFFKESPILIFPKLQETKERSYGMEREYNTLFEKKKEESVCLPPEELLSFGTEWDALTSEETKGIQFTLLPNLTHNFGYAPITEVKGFRGKIREAKEHFLELLSENPNHSIYITSSFLAQMLRLKGLFSETEVNTIGENSEEPTPFPFGNTKPGIHLILSDLKRGFHLVENGIHVFTDNDLFGRQYKRKTRYKKQSSQMIESFIDLKEGDYIVHVNHGVGRFIKMERTKADGKERDFLKLEYAGGDSLFVPLDQISLVQKYIGGTDSPKLDTLGKNSWKKAKERVQESVDKLAEELVLLYSNRMKLNGFAFPPDTIWQEEFEAAFEFEETPDQISAIEAVKQDLESSRPMDRLVCGDVGYGKTEVAIRAAFKVIMAGKQVMLLTPTTILSLQHFNTFKQRYENYPIKIAFVSRFRSPAEIREDLKNFTEGKIDMLIGTHAILSSKVKPKNLGLLIIDEEQKFGVTHKESIKKFKNLVDVLTLTATPIPRTLHMALTGIRELSIISTAPKNRQSVETYVLEEDDTLIQEAIRKEIERGGQVFYLYNRVESIEEEASYVRSLVPEVSVGILHGQLTEDEIEETLVDFYERKYDILVTTTIIESGIDMPNVNTLIVKRADMFGLSQLYQIRGRVGRSDRKAYAYMFYPSKKLMTELAEKRLNTIFEYQELGSGFKVAMRDLEIRGAGNLLGKEQSGDIMEVGFDLYVKMLEESISRIKGEEVRVEVRTAVNLKTNFYLPDEYIPDTKQKIEFYKRFEGSANLDEIEELALEMEDRFGELPQIAKTFVELEKIRTLSSNLGFEFVTEKPEEVLFKCGTYFRGNPDRVIQAMGQFKGLTIAPSEPSVLRYTNIEKDDLKKIKKLLGILEFLAA, from the coding sequence TATTATTTATTTTTTTCCAGGCCCTGAGAATATTCCCTACGAATATACCAAATGGCAAGCCGAGTGGAAACGAGATCGTATACTAACAATTAATCGAATTTTAACAGGTGATCGTTGTTTGGTGGTAACTTCGGTATCTTCTTTTCTTCGTAAACTTCCAAACAAAGAAAGCTTAAAAGGAAAATCGATTACCTTAAAACTTGGGGTTGATTTTCCATTGGAATCTTTATTGTTTGAACTTGTACAACTTGGATACCATCGGGAAGAAGTTTGTGAACAATTTGGTCATTTTAGTTTAAAAGGTGGAATTCTTGATATTTACACACCGTATTTGCCAAATCCAGTAAGGATTGATTTTTTTGGTGATACTGTAGATGAAATCAGAACATTTGATCCAAACACTCAAAAATCAATTTCCAAAATTACTGAAATCGTAATTACTGCTGCTAACGAAACGATTGTTACAAAAAGTGAATTAGAAAAATACCATACTCTATTAAAAGAATATACTGATAAACGACTTCCTGTAGATTCCGAAATTGAAATCATCGAGGAACATTTGCCACTCGTGAGAAAACAAGAAGGTTTTTTAGAATTTTTTAAAGAATCACCCATTCTTATTTTCCCTAAGCTTCAGGAAACAAAAGAAAGATCGTATGGAATGGAGAGGGAATACAATACCTTATTTGAGAAAAAAAAAGAAGAATCCGTTTGTTTACCTCCGGAAGAATTATTATCGTTTGGTACCGAATGGGACGCCTTAACTTCTGAAGAAACGAAAGGAATCCAATTCACACTTCTTCCAAATCTAACACATAATTTTGGTTATGCACCCATCACAGAGGTAAAAGGTTTCCGAGGTAAAATCAGAGAAGCTAAGGAACATTTTTTAGAATTACTTTCTGAAAATCCAAATCATAGTATTTATATCACGTCTTCATTTCTCGCACAAATGTTGCGATTGAAGGGTTTATTTTCTGAAACAGAAGTAAATACCATTGGAGAAAATTCGGAAGAACCAACCCCATTTCCCTTTGGTAATACGAAACCGGGGATCCATTTGATTTTATCTGACTTAAAACGTGGGTTTCATTTGGTGGAAAATGGTATCCACGTTTTTACAGATAATGATTTGTTTGGACGTCAATACAAACGTAAAACTCGTTATAAAAAACAATCCTCTCAAATGATCGAATCCTTCATTGATTTAAAAGAAGGGGATTACATCGTTCATGTGAATCATGGAGTGGGCCGTTTCATTAAAATGGAACGAACAAAAGCCGATGGAAAGGAAAGAGATTTTCTTAAGTTGGAATATGCTGGTGGTGATAGTTTATTTGTTCCATTGGATCAAATTTCCCTTGTACAAAAATACATTGGAGGGACAGATTCTCCTAAACTCGATACGTTAGGTAAAAATTCTTGGAAAAAAGCTAAGGAACGGGTTCAAGAGTCCGTAGATAAACTTGCCGAAGAACTCGTGTTACTTTATTCGAATCGAATGAAGTTAAATGGTTTTGCATTTCCTCCTGATACAATTTGGCAGGAAGAGTTTGAGGCTGCATTTGAATTTGAAGAGACACCAGATCAAATTTCAGCAATTGAAGCCGTTAAACAAGACTTAGAGTCATCGCGACCAATGGATCGTTTGGTATGTGGTGATGTTGGGTATGGGAAGACAGAAGTTGCAATTCGCGCTGCATTTAAAGTAATCATGGCTGGTAAACAAGTGATGTTACTCACGCCAACAACCATTCTTTCACTCCAACATTTTAATACATTCAAACAGAGGTATGAAAACTATCCGATTAAAATCGCTTTTGTTTCTAGATTTAGATCTCCTGCAGAGATACGTGAAGATTTAAAAAATTTTACGGAAGGTAAAATTGATATGTTAATTGGAACACATGCAATTTTGTCTTCTAAGGTGAAACCAAAAAATTTGGGACTACTCATCATTGATGAAGAGCAAAAATTTGGTGTCACTCATAAGGAATCGATTAAAAAATTCAAAAACCTTGTTGATGTTTTAACATTAACGGCAACACCAATTCCAAGAACCTTACATATGGCACTCACGGGAATTCGAGAACTTTCAATCATTTCTACTGCGCCTAAAAATAGACAAAGTGTCGAAACATATGTTTTAGAAGAAGATGATACCCTAATCCAAGAGGCGATTCGGAAGGAAATTGAGAGGGGTGGACAAGTTTTTTATTTATACAACCGAGTGGAGTCAATTGAAGAGGAAGCATCTTATGTAAGGTCTTTAGTCCCTGAAGTTTCAGTTGGTATTTTGCATGGACAATTGACTGAAGATGAAATCGAAGAAACTCTAGTCGATTTTTATGAACGAAAGTATGATATTTTAGTAACGACCACGATCATTGAATCGGGTATAGACATGCCAAATGTCAATACCTTAATTGTGAAACGAGCTGATATGTTTGGTTTGTCCCAATTGTACCAAATCCGAGGTCGAGTGGGAAGGTCAGATCGAAAAGCATATGCATATATGTTTTATCCTTCCAAGAAACTGATGACGGAACTTGCCGAAAAAAGACTGAATACAATCTTCGAATACCAAGAGTTAGGTTCTGGATTTAAGGTAGCGATGCGAGATTTGGAAATCCGCGGAGCAGGGAATTTACTGGGAAAAGAGCAGTCTGGCGATATCATGGAAGTTGGATTTGATCTTTATGTAAAAATGTTAGAAGAGTCCATCTCTAGAATCAAAGGGGAAGAGGTTCGAGTCGAAGTCCGAACTGCTGTGAATTTAAAAACCAATTTTTATCTTCCTGATGAATACATCCCTGACACAAAACAGAAAATCGAATTTTATAAACGATTTGAAGGGTCTGCAAATTTAGATGAAATCGAAGAATTGGCTCTTGAGATGGAAGATCGATTTGGCGAACTCCCTCAGATTGCAAAAACCTTTGTCGAATTGGAAAAAATCAGAACATTATCTTCCAATTTAGGTTTCGAATTTGTGACAGAAAAACCAGAAGAGGTTTTGTTCAAATGTGGAACTTACTTCAGGGGGAATCCGGACAGAGTGATCCAGGCTATGGGCCAATTTAAGGGGCTGACCATTGCTCCATCTGAACCATCTGTTCTTCGTTATACGAATATCGAAAAAGATGATTTGAAAAAAATCAAAAAACTTTTGGGCATTTTGGAATTTTTAGCCGCTTAA